A single window of Flavobacteriales bacterium DNA harbors:
- a CDS encoding GyrI-like domain-containing protein, whose translation MEPRIETLKEKKLVGMHIRMSLADNQTFALWSGFGPRRREVKALNTDLFSLQVFPLSYDFHRFDPQASFEKWAAAEVASFDDVPEGMDTLVLPEGLYAVFIHKGPASEGERTFRYIFHTWLPSSGYMLDNRPHFELLGAKYKNNEPDSEEEVWIPIRSLE comes from the coding sequence ATGGAACCCAGGATCGAAACCCTGAAGGAAAAGAAACTCGTGGGCATGCACATCCGCATGTCATTGGCAGATAACCAAACGTTTGCGCTGTGGAGCGGATTCGGCCCCAGGAGAAGAGAAGTGAAAGCATTGAATACCGACCTTTTTTCCTTGCAGGTGTTCCCCCTCAGCTACGACTTCCACCGGTTTGATCCCCAGGCTTCTTTTGAAAAGTGGGCGGCTGCGGAGGTGGCATCGTTTGATGATGTGCCGGAGGGCATGGATACCCTTGTTTTGCCGGAGGGCCTGTATGCCGTGTTCATCCACAAAGGACCGGCCAGCGAAGGTGAGCGGACTTTCCGTTATATCTTTCACACCTGGTTGCCGTCGTCGGGGTATATGCTGGACAACCGTCCGCATTTCGAACTCCTCGGCGCCAAATACAAAAACAACGAACCCGATTCGGAAGAGGAAGTGTGGATTCCGATCCGGTCTTTGGAATGA
- a CDS encoding SDR family oxidoreductase codes for MKLSNNTILITGGATGIGLGLTERFIQEHNTVIICGRREDRLKEVADRFPSVITRTCDLAVASEREALFQWISEAHPELNVLINNAGIQQWMQLPDDDFYRRAKEELAINVEAPLHLAHLFSKLPSLDTIVNVTSGLSFVPLVKVPVYSATKAFLHSFTLSLREMVRDKNIEVIEMVPPALNTDLGGVGLHDAAPPVGDFVEAIFDQLQQGQEQLTYGMSAAVSKAGPEDLKKAFERMNMGVPA; via the coding sequence ATGAAACTATCCAACAATACCATTCTCATTACCGGCGGTGCCACAGGTATCGGCCTCGGCCTCACCGAACGCTTCATCCAGGAACACAACACCGTGATCATCTGCGGAAGACGTGAAGACCGGCTGAAGGAAGTTGCCGATCGCTTTCCTTCCGTGATCACACGCACCTGCGACCTGGCCGTTGCCTCCGAAAGAGAAGCGCTTTTTCAATGGATATCCGAGGCACATCCCGAACTGAACGTACTCATCAACAACGCCGGTATCCAGCAATGGATGCAGCTGCCCGACGATGATTTTTACCGCCGCGCCAAGGAAGAACTCGCCATCAATGTAGAAGCTCCGTTGCACCTGGCACACCTCTTCTCGAAACTGCCATCCCTGGATACCATTGTGAATGTGACATCCGGACTCTCATTTGTGCCGCTCGTAAAGGTACCGGTGTATTCCGCCACCAAGGCCTTCCTCCATTCCTTCACCCTTTCCCTCCGGGAAATGGTGCGTGACAAAAACATCGAGGTGATCGAAATGGTGCCTCCGGCACTCAACACCGACCTGGGTGGTGTGGGACTGCACGATGCCGCTCCTCCCGTAGGCGATTTCGTTGAAGCTATTTTCGACCAGTTGCAGCAGGGACAGGAACAACTCACCTATGGCATGAGTGCAGCCGTGTCCAAAGCCGGACCGGAGGATCTCAAAAAAGCCTTCGAACGGATGAACATGGGGGTGCCTGCATAG
- a CDS encoding B12-binding domain-containing radical SAM protein, with amino-acid sequence MSIRKKIILYNPSAVFFDMPLALLAIGSVVDPDRYEVIIIDGRIEKDPRAKVAAHLPDALCFGTTVITGAPIRDALEMSEFVKSKAPNLPVIRGGWHTSLFPSTPLEEHTCIDITVQGQGEDTFRELVAVLEEGGNLDVIKGITFRKDGRVVKNPPRPMASMEGFGRVNYDLVDVERYFNKKGRRQFDYISSTGCYFRCAFCADPFVYERRFTAIPGVRIAEDLAHYHAKYNFTDVNFQDETFFTYPKRIEDFAHALVNRNLHISWAATMRADQGERMTDDLWQLCKASGLRRLLIGVESGSQEMMDWMKKDIKLTQVFHCADKCRDLGIAVIFPFIVGFPGESDRSVEETIQVIRQLRRKSPRFETPIFYFKPYPGSAITQQVVEAGYVLPASTREWGAFDCIGSSGPWVSREKERYFEAFKFYLKWGYGNAGGAFLLPLRKMSRWRCEKGQFAFPIEQRIVETLRPKQRLS; translated from the coding sequence ATGTCCATTCGCAAAAAGATCATCCTCTACAACCCGAGTGCCGTGTTCTTCGACATGCCCCTGGCATTGCTCGCCATTGGTTCTGTGGTAGACCCGGATCGCTACGAAGTGATCATCATCGACGGGCGGATCGAAAAAGACCCGCGTGCAAAGGTGGCGGCACATCTGCCCGATGCCTTGTGCTTCGGTACCACCGTGATCACAGGCGCACCCATCCGCGATGCGCTGGAGATGTCGGAGTTTGTGAAGTCAAAGGCACCGAACCTTCCCGTGATCAGGGGTGGATGGCACACGTCGCTCTTTCCGTCCACACCACTGGAAGAACATACCTGCATTGACATCACCGTACAGGGCCAGGGAGAGGACACATTCCGCGAACTGGTCGCCGTGTTGGAGGAGGGAGGAAACCTTGATGTGATCAAAGGAATCACTTTTCGTAAAGACGGCCGGGTGGTGAAGAATCCGCCACGCCCGATGGCCTCTATGGAAGGCTTCGGTCGGGTGAACTACGACCTGGTTGATGTGGAGCGCTACTTCAACAAGAAGGGTCGCCGCCAGTTCGACTACATCTCATCCACCGGTTGCTATTTCCGCTGTGCCTTCTGCGCCGACCCGTTTGTGTACGAACGCCGCTTCACCGCCATCCCCGGTGTACGCATCGCTGAAGACCTGGCACACTACCATGCGAAGTACAACTTCACCGATGTGAATTTCCAGGATGAAACATTCTTTACATACCCGAAACGCATCGAAGATTTTGCGCATGCGCTGGTCAACCGAAACCTGCACATTTCCTGGGCCGCCACCATGCGCGCCGATCAGGGTGAGCGCATGACCGATGACCTATGGCAACTTTGTAAGGCATCCGGACTCCGGCGTTTGCTGATCGGGGTGGAGTCGGGATCGCAGGAGATGATGGACTGGATGAAGAAAGACATCAAGCTCACCCAGGTTTTTCATTGCGCCGACAAATGCCGCGACCTCGGTATCGCCGTGATCTTTCCGTTTATCGTCGGCTTCCCCGGAGAAAGCGACCGCAGCGTGGAAGAGACCATCCAGGTGATCCGCCAACTGCGACGTAAAAGCCCACGCTTCGAAACCCCCATCTTCTACTTCAAGCCTTACCCGGGGTCGGCCATCACACAACAGGTGGTGGAGGCGGGGTACGTGCTGCCCGCATCCACCCGGGAATGGGGCGCCTTCGATTGTATAGGTTCATCGGGTCCGTGGGTGAGCCGGGAAAAGGAAAGATATTTCGAGGCTTTCAAGTTCTACCTCAAATGGGGGTACGGAAACGCCGGCGGTGCATTCCTGCTTCCCTTGAGGAAAATGAGCCGCTGGCGCTGCGAGAAGGGGCAGTTTGCTTTCCCCATCGAGCAACGCATTGTGGAAACGTTGCGACCGAAGCAACGGTTGTCGTGA
- a CDS encoding DUF1572 family protein, which yields MTPQELNGIIQQFEAYKALGEKTFAQLPDEKLFWQYNADSNSIATVVKHMWGNMLSRWTDFLTTDGEKEWREREAEFENDITTREELLKKWKEGWGCLLGALHSLSEEDLQKQVKIRNQPHTVPEAIFRQLAHYSYHVGQIVYVGKMIADGDWQSLSIPKGGTAAFNKEKFGK from the coding sequence ATGACGCCGCAGGAACTCAACGGTATCATCCAACAATTCGAGGCCTACAAGGCGCTCGGTGAAAAAACATTCGCGCAACTTCCGGACGAAAAACTGTTCTGGCAGTACAATGCCGACAGCAACAGCATCGCCACTGTGGTGAAACACATGTGGGGAAATATGCTGTCGCGATGGACGGATTTCCTCACCACCGACGGCGAAAAGGAATGGCGTGAGCGGGAAGCCGAATTCGAGAACGACATCACCACAAGGGAGGAATTGCTTAAAAAGTGGAAGGAAGGATGGGGTTGCCTGCTGGGTGCCCTGCATTCGCTATCGGAAGAAGATCTGCAGAAGCAAGTGAAGATCCGCAACCAGCCGCATACCGTACCCGAAGCCATCTTCAGGCAACTGGCCCACTATTCATACCACGTGGGCCAGATCGTGTACGTAGGTAAAATGATTGCAGATGGCGACTGGCAATCGTTGTCGATCCCCAAAGGCGGTACGGCGGCCTTTAATAAAGAGAAGTTTGGTAAATAG
- a CDS encoding VOC family protein has protein sequence MTTVNAYLNFNGNCEEAFLFYQSVFGGEFSYLGRFSEMPQGESSKPIPAEEANRIMHVCLPISKETMLMGSDVGGDWAPNFNLGNNITLSIHARKKEEADRLFSGLSAGGTVTMPMNQTFWGDYFGMFIDKFGINWMVSHNPKMNTGE, from the coding sequence ATGACCACCGTTAACGCTTATCTCAACTTCAACGGGAATTGCGAAGAAGCCTTCCTATTTTACCAATCCGTCTTCGGCGGTGAATTTTCGTACCTGGGACGCTTCAGCGAAATGCCACAGGGAGAAAGCAGCAAGCCCATTCCGGCGGAAGAAGCCAACCGCATCATGCATGTCTGTCTTCCCATCAGCAAAGAAACCATGCTCATGGGAAGCGATGTTGGGGGCGACTGGGCGCCCAATTTCAACTTGGGCAACAACATCACCCTTTCCATCCATGCCCGGAAAAAGGAAGAAGCCGACCGCCTGTTCAGCGGACTCTCAGCGGGCGGTACGGTTACCATGCCCATGAACCAGACTTTCTGGGGCGATTACTTCGGCATGTTCATTGACAAGTTCGGTATCAACTGGATGGTGAGCCACAATCCGAAGATGAATACGGGAGAGTAA
- a CDS encoding peptidase S41, with translation MNCKIRIPWLFVALMLIAIRADAQDCSCEAQFRWLKKTFEENDAGFSYAVSRKGAEAYASHTEQMERKVQTITDLDTCVQAMSDWLKFFRSGHMWVGAKRDAAQPKEENPAEVRKRFAGWETYPIDMKAFGIRMKKMTVPGFEGIWSTGPYTMAVEKRGEEYVGVVLDADSVYWMPGQVKMKIMTAPDGAFNMTYYMRDHSAQTFNDVKLIGNNLLQAGFIILQRKEPEYKSNPDILNYYRLMDASGPFLERLSEQTLLLRIPSFQHAWKKAIDSVLTANHDLIIHTQNLIIDLRNNGGGSDASYEHIIPYLYTNPIRSIGVELLSTPLNNKRMEDFMADPDWSEEEKKWARESLGKLKQHPGEFVNLDTSGVIIERYDTVYAFPENVAILVHENNGSTTEQFLLAARQSRKVKLFGTTTAGVLDISNMYTVTSPCGNIQLGYALSRSLRIPDMAIDDKGILPDYFIDKSVPSYQWISYVQGILERTK, from the coding sequence ATGAATTGTAAGATCAGGATACCATGGTTGTTTGTTGCACTGATGCTGATAGCGATTCGTGCGGATGCGCAGGATTGCTCATGTGAAGCACAGTTCCGATGGTTGAAGAAGACCTTCGAGGAAAACGATGCCGGATTCTCTTATGCTGTTTCCAGGAAAGGAGCGGAGGCATACGCCAGCCATACCGAACAGATGGAACGGAAGGTGCAGACCATCACCGATCTGGATACATGTGTGCAGGCCATGTCCGATTGGCTGAAGTTTTTTCGATCCGGACACATGTGGGTCGGCGCGAAGCGGGATGCTGCTCAGCCTAAAGAGGAAAATCCCGCGGAAGTGAGGAAACGGTTTGCAGGATGGGAGACATACCCGATTGACATGAAGGCATTCGGGATACGCATGAAGAAAATGACGGTGCCTGGCTTTGAAGGGATATGGTCTACCGGCCCCTACACCATGGCAGTTGAGAAAAGGGGTGAGGAATACGTGGGTGTTGTGTTGGACGCCGACAGCGTATACTGGATGCCGGGCCAGGTGAAAATGAAGATCATGACGGCACCGGATGGCGCATTTAATATGACCTACTACATGCGTGATCATTCGGCACAAACATTCAACGACGTAAAACTGATCGGGAACAACTTGCTGCAGGCGGGTTTCATTATCCTTCAACGAAAAGAGCCTGAGTATAAGTCCAACCCTGATATCCTCAATTACTATCGCCTGATGGATGCCTCCGGACCTTTCCTGGAGCGGTTATCCGAACAAACGTTGCTGTTGCGCATTCCTTCCTTCCAACATGCCTGGAAGAAGGCGATCGACAGTGTACTGACCGCCAACCATGATCTCATCATTCACACACAAAACCTGATCATCGATCTGCGTAACAACGGGGGAGGAAGCGATGCCAGCTACGAACACATCATCCCCTACCTGTACACCAACCCCATACGCAGCATTGGTGTGGAACTGTTGTCGACCCCGCTGAACAACAAACGCATGGAAGATTTCATGGCAGACCCCGATTGGTCGGAAGAGGAAAAAAAGTGGGCACGTGAGTCGCTCGGGAAACTGAAACAACATCCCGGTGAATTTGTCAACCTGGATACCTCCGGTGTTATCATTGAAAGATATGATACCGTGTACGCCTTCCCCGAAAATGTGGCCATCCTCGTTCATGAAAACAACGGAAGCACCACCGAACAGTTCCTGTTGGCGGCACGGCAAAGCAGAAAGGTGAAATTGTTCGGCACCACCACCGCTGGCGTACTGGATATATCCAACATGTATACCGTTACCTCTCCCTGTGGCAACATCCAGTTGGGATATGCCCTGTCGAGAAGCCTGCGCATTCCTGACATGGCCATTGATGACAAGGGCATCTTGCCTGACTATTTTATTGACAAGTCTGTTCCCTCTTACCAGTGGATATCCTATGTGCAAGGGATACTGGAGAGAACCAAGTGA
- a CDS encoding DUF1801 domain-containing protein — protein sequence MKMQDVHFNSVEELLDYLPRDERNMVEVLRHLVFDSVPRCREKLAYQVPFYSGFRRICFIRPGSVPWGKVRQQGVQLGFCYGFMMEDETGFLEKGNRKQVYIKTFMKPSDINADLVKAYLFEAVRVDEAMRKIRRG from the coding sequence ATGAAAATGCAGGATGTTCATTTCAATTCGGTGGAGGAACTGCTCGACTACCTGCCGCGGGATGAAAGAAACATGGTTGAAGTCTTACGCCACCTGGTGTTCGACAGTGTGCCACGCTGCCGGGAAAAGCTGGCCTACCAGGTGCCTTTCTATTCCGGTTTCCGGCGGATTTGTTTCATCAGGCCCGGTTCCGTTCCCTGGGGCAAAGTGCGTCAGCAAGGCGTACAACTGGGGTTTTGCTATGGCTTCATGATGGAGGATGAAACAGGTTTTCTGGAGAAAGGCAACCGGAAGCAGGTGTACATCAAAACTTTTATGAAACCATCCGATATCAATGCCGACCTGGTGAAAGCATACCTCTTTGAAGCAGTGCGGGTGGATGAGGCCATGCGAAAGATCCGGCGTGGCTGA
- a CDS encoding STAS/SEC14 domain-containing protein, translating to MVVPDDRPTYETELSTYWFEPDGLLISLSKPPKRTLTNTNENFELVARITNQTKVPMLVYICNSPVPDKATRQFVARKLPDVYKAMAMVSGGALGKLIMNMIFSINPPSIPMRSFSDEEKAREWLRTFL from the coding sequence ATTGTCGTTCCTGACGATCGCCCCACCTATGAAACCGAATTGTCGACCTATTGGTTTGAGCCCGATGGTTTGCTGATCTCGTTGTCGAAACCACCCAAAAGAACATTGACCAACACCAACGAGAACTTCGAACTGGTGGCCCGCATCACCAACCAAACCAAGGTGCCTATGCTGGTGTACATTTGCAATTCACCGGTGCCTGATAAGGCTACGCGGCAGTTTGTTGCGCGGAAGTTGCCCGACGTGTACAAGGCCATGGCCATGGTGTCCGGAGGTGCTCTGGGCAAACTGATCATGAACATGATTTTCAGTATCAACCCTCCTTCTATCCCCATGCGTTCATTTTCGGATGAAGAAAAGGCAAGGGAATGGCTGCGGACCTTTTTATAA
- a CDS encoding carboxymuconolactone decarboxylase family protein — METYYKPEDLKKFGKIGEFHKPLADKFFDYYNDVFKEGALTAREKSLIALAVSHAVQCPYCIDAYTTDTLEKGCTEEQMMEAVHVAAAIRGGASLVHGVQMMNHTKKIMM; from the coding sequence ATGGAGACCTACTACAAACCGGAAGACCTGAAGAAGTTCGGAAAGATCGGCGAGTTTCATAAACCCCTTGCCGATAAATTCTTCGACTATTACAACGATGTGTTCAAGGAAGGCGCCCTCACCGCGCGGGAAAAATCCCTGATCGCATTGGCCGTATCCCACGCGGTTCAATGTCCTTACTGCATTGACGCCTATACCACCGATACGCTCGAAAAAGGATGTACCGAAGAACAGATGATGGAAGCCGTTCATGTGGCAGCCGCCATCAGGGGTGGTGCCTCCCTGGTGCATGGTGTGCAGATGATGAACCACACGAAGAAGATCATGATGTAG
- the arsS gene encoding arsenosugar biosynthesis radical SAM protein ArsS (Some members of this family are selenoproteins.) has translation MKSLKAQGHPLSDAAAQLEWLHADDKVRFDEKLRQCGQMPLRPSGIDILQVNVGKMCNQTCRHCHVDAGPDRKEVMTRDTMEQCLDVLSRHNIGTVDITGGAPEMNPHFRWFVEEVSKMGKHIINRCNLTILLAHPRFADLPTFFARHRVEVVSSLPHYTPVRTDRQRGEGVFEKSVKALQMLNEAGYGQPGSGLELNLVYNPTGALLAGPQESLEADYKRELHERHGIVFNRLFVITNMPVSRFLDYLITSGNYDTYMQKLVDAFNPGAAANVMCRNTLSVGWDGFLYDCDFNQMLDIKVQCGADHISQFNAGELAAREIAVDRHCFGCTAGLGSSCGGQTAT, from the coding sequence ATGAAGTCGCTGAAAGCACAAGGTCACCCGTTGTCCGATGCAGCTGCCCAATTGGAGTGGCTGCACGCCGACGACAAGGTGCGGTTTGATGAAAAGTTGCGGCAATGCGGACAGATGCCTTTGCGTCCTTCTGGCATTGACATCCTTCAGGTGAACGTGGGCAAGATGTGCAACCAAACCTGCAGGCATTGTCACGTGGATGCCGGACCCGATCGCAAAGAAGTGATGACCCGCGATACCATGGAGCAATGCCTCGACGTGCTCAGCCGGCATAACATCGGTACGGTGGATATCACCGGTGGTGCACCCGAGATGAATCCGCATTTCAGGTGGTTCGTGGAAGAGGTTTCCAAGATGGGCAAGCATATCATCAACCGCTGCAACCTCACCATCCTGCTTGCTCACCCCAGGTTTGCCGATCTGCCCACCTTCTTTGCCCGCCACCGGGTGGAAGTGGTGTCTTCCTTGCCGCATTATACTCCCGTACGTACCGACCGTCAACGGGGTGAAGGCGTGTTTGAAAAGTCGGTGAAGGCATTGCAAATGCTGAATGAAGCGGGCTACGGTCAACCCGGTAGCGGACTTGAACTGAACCTGGTGTACAACCCCACCGGCGCCCTGCTCGCCGGTCCGCAGGAATCATTGGAGGCCGATTACAAGCGCGAACTGCACGAACGGCATGGCATCGTTTTCAACCGCCTCTTCGTGATCACCAATATGCCCGTCAGCCGCTTCCTCGACTACCTCATCACCAGCGGAAATTACGATACATACATGCAGAAACTGGTGGATGCCTTCAACCCCGGTGCCGCTGCCAATGTGATGTGCCGCAATACCCTGTCGGTGGGTTGGGACGGTTTCCTGTACGACTGCGACTTCAACCAGATGCTGGACATAAAGGTGCAGTGCGGTGCAGATCACATTTCACAATTCAATGCAGGTGAACTGGCCGCACGTGAGATTGCGGTGGACCGGCATTGCTTCGGTTGTACCGCAGGATTGGGATCGAGCTGCGGAGGACAAACAGCCACGTAA
- a CDS encoding UDP-2,3-diacylglucosamine diphosphatase produces the protein MKAYYKTIVISDLHLGIRSSKAKEVVKFLKNHACDKLILNGDIIDGWQLRKSGAWKQKHTRFFKLVMKIASDCDTEIIYLRGNHDDFLDEVIPFRFGSFTITKDHVHESFGKRYYVVHGDIFDTVTTRLKWVAKLGDVGYTFLLWLNRKYNNYRVRKGLPYYSLSQRIKLAVKSAVSFITDFETQLAEVAKAKKCEGIICGHIHHPANKHIGNIHYLNSGDWVESLTALVETDKGEWKIILYEDWLQEHKQQKALLKAFKQRTIQASQNQPATQHATHQR, from the coding sequence TTGAAGGCATACTACAAAACCATTGTTATCTCAGACCTGCATCTGGGAATCCGAAGCTCCAAAGCGAAGGAAGTCGTTAAGTTTCTCAAAAACCATGCGTGCGACAAGCTGATCCTCAACGGTGATATCATCGATGGATGGCAGTTGCGCAAGTCCGGCGCATGGAAGCAAAAACACACCCGGTTTTTCAAGCTGGTGATGAAAATAGCTTCCGACTGTGATACGGAGATCATCTACCTGCGCGGGAACCACGACGATTTCCTGGATGAGGTGATCCCCTTCCGGTTCGGTTCATTCACCATCACCAAAGACCACGTTCACGAATCTTTCGGGAAAAGGTATTACGTGGTGCACGGAGATATTTTCGATACCGTTACCACCCGGTTGAAATGGGTGGCCAAACTCGGCGATGTCGGATATACTTTCCTGCTCTGGCTCAACCGCAAATACAACAACTACCGCGTTCGTAAAGGGTTGCCCTATTATTCCCTCTCCCAGCGCATCAAACTGGCGGTGAAATCGGCCGTTTCATTCATCACCGATTTTGAAACACAACTGGCGGAAGTTGCCAAGGCCAAGAAATGCGAAGGAATCATTTGTGGACATATCCATCATCCGGCCAATAAACACATCGGTAACATCCATTACCTGAACTCGGGCGATTGGGTGGAATCGCTGACCGCATTGGTGGAAACCGACAAAGGTGAGTGGAAGATCATCCTGTATGAAGACTGGCTGCAGGAGCACAAACAACAGAAAGCCTTGCTGAAGGCCTTCAAACAAAGGACCATCCAGGCCTCACAAAACCAACCCGCCACGCAACATGCCACACATCAGAGGTAG
- a CDS encoding glycosyltransferase — translation MPHIRGSKFLFIVQGEGRGHMTQAISLQNMLIDQGAEVCEILVGQSSSRTIPEFLYKQAKAPVSAFESPNFITDKKGKSIRILPSVTRNLMRLPVYTKSMKMIHAKVKEHEPDMIINFYDPLAGLFNLFHNQKVPMACIAHQYIYHHPGFEFPSRNFANITALKVYTYLTSIGAVKKFALSFYPINTNYRRSIVGTPPLLRKTLFDYTPSDGDYLLVYLVNKGYAEDVIEWHKKNPSVELHCFTDDKQVKGELKYDNTLCFHSLDDKKFLEKMAGARGLVSTAGFESVCEAMYLGKPALMIPVQGHFEQYCNARDAFKAGAGIYDDAFRIGRLLDYLPRYKQSTTFRHWVQDGPSIILGELNAILAARAAAVMEPAMA, via the coding sequence ATGCCACACATCAGAGGTAGTAAGTTTCTGTTTATCGTGCAGGGCGAAGGAAGAGGCCACATGACACAGGCCATATCCCTGCAGAACATGCTCATCGATCAGGGCGCCGAAGTGTGCGAAATCCTGGTGGGACAAAGCAGCAGCCGAACCATCCCGGAGTTCCTTTACAAACAGGCAAAGGCACCTGTGAGTGCATTTGAAAGCCCGAACTTTATTACCGATAAAAAGGGTAAATCCATCCGCATCCTTCCTTCCGTGACCCGCAACCTGATGCGATTGCCGGTGTACACGAAAAGCATGAAAATGATCCATGCGAAGGTGAAAGAACACGAACCGGACATGATCATCAATTTCTATGACCCGCTGGCGGGTTTGTTCAACCTGTTCCACAACCAGAAAGTGCCGATGGCCTGTATCGCCCATCAATATATTTACCACCATCCCGGCTTCGAATTTCCCAGCCGCAACTTCGCCAACATCACCGCACTGAAGGTGTATACCTACCTCACATCCATCGGGGCGGTAAAAAAGTTCGCGCTGTCGTTCTATCCCATCAATACGAACTATCGAAGATCCATCGTGGGTACACCACCGCTGCTTCGTAAGACCCTGTTCGATTATACCCCAAGCGATGGCGATTACCTGCTGGTTTACCTTGTGAATAAAGGCTATGCGGAAGATGTGATCGAATGGCACAAGAAAAACCCGTCGGTGGAACTGCATTGTTTCACGGACGACAAACAAGTGAAAGGTGAGCTGAAATACGACAATACCCTATGCTTCCATTCCCTCGACGATAAAAAGTTCCTGGAGAAGATGGCGGGAGCGAGGGGGCTCGTCAGTACCGCCGGCTTTGAGTCGGTATGCGAAGCCATGTACCTAGGCAAACCCGCACTCATGATACCTGTTCAGGGACATTTCGAACAATACTGCAACGCCCGGGATGCATTCAAAGCGGGCGCCGGCATTTATGACGATGCCTTCCGGATCGGGCGCCTGCTGGATTATTTGCCGCGATACAAACAAAGTACTACTTTCAGGCACTGGGTGCAGGACGGGCCATCCATTATACTGGGAGAACTGAACGCGATTCTGGCTGCCAGAGCGGCCGCGGTCATGGAACCGGCAATGGCCTGA
- a CDS encoding diacylglycerol kinase family lipid kinase translates to MEKAKKKVAFIVNPISGGKDKKPVIDLINTRFPSDMQYEFMHWEKPEQEKEIIQKIREGGYDAAIAVGGDGTINRVGSAVKGSKVALGIIPLGSGNGLARHLGIPLHPEKALEVIGRWNLSTIDSGTINGTDFFCTCGVGFDALIGKRFAESHARGLYTYVKLTLSSFMNYKPQDYKLSVDGKEIDTKAFLVTFANAAQYGNNAYIAPKADITDGKLDVSIIKPFKTWNMPGIGRRMFNKTLDKSAYVDTTRGTEIIVERSEPGPVHYDGEPMEMGRSLRIAIEPASVNVIVP, encoded by the coding sequence ATGGAGAAAGCAAAAAAGAAGGTTGCATTCATCGTGAACCCGATTTCGGGCGGAAAAGATAAAAAACCCGTCATCGACCTGATCAATACCCGGTTTCCCTCCGACATGCAGTATGAATTCATGCATTGGGAAAAGCCCGAACAGGAGAAGGAGATCATACAAAAGATCAGGGAAGGCGGTTACGATGCAGCCATCGCCGTGGGAGGAGACGGTACCATCAACAGGGTGGGCAGCGCCGTGAAAGGCAGCAAAGTGGCCCTCGGCATCATTCCTCTCGGATCCGGGAACGGGCTTGCACGCCACCTCGGCATCCCCCTGCATCCCGAAAAAGCATTGGAGGTGATCGGTCGTTGGAACCTCAGCACGATCGATAGCGGCACCATCAACGGAACCGATTTCTTCTGTACCTGCGGGGTAGGCTTCGATGCCCTCATCGGGAAACGTTTCGCGGAAAGCCACGCCAGGGGATTGTACACCTACGTGAAACTGACCCTGTCGAGCTTCATGAATTACAAACCGCAGGACTACAAGCTTTCGGTCGACGGAAAGGAGATCGATACCAAGGCGTTCCTGGTGACCTTCGCCAATGCAGCCCAATACGGGAACAACGCCTACATCGCACCCAAAGCCGACATCACCGACGGCAAGCTGGATGTAAGCATCATCAAGCCATTCAAAACCTGGAACATGCCGGGAATCGGTCGCCGCATGTTCAATAAAACACTGGACAAGTCGGCCTACGTAGACACCACCCGCGGCACGGAGATCATCGTGGAAAGAAGCGAACCGGGTCCGGTGCATTACGACGGTGAGCCGATGGAGATGGGCCGGTCCCTCCGCATTGCCATTGAGCCTGCCTCGGTGAATGTGATCGTGCCCTGA